A single region of the Desulfofundulus luciae genome encodes:
- a CDS encoding type II toxin-antitoxin system VapC family toxin — protein sequence MERNRPAYLPENGARNMGELAKTLVNFGLVAIDTNIFIYYLQKEEFPACHTVLAAIFHALEKGDFQGVSSVLMLTELLTLPQKLGEEHVAQHYYLLLKNFPNLKLLPVTEEVALRAAGIRGKWGLKTPDALHIATAIEAGAKAFLTNDRSIGKGFPGLQVIYLSDFLPPQN from the coding sequence ATGGAAAGGAATAGACCCGCTTATTTACCAGAAAACGGAGCGAGAAACATGGGAGAGCTAGCAAAAACGCTCGTCAATTTTGGACTGGTTGCTATAGACACAAATATTTTCATCTATTACCTTCAGAAAGAGGAGTTCCCCGCCTGCCATACGGTTCTTGCGGCTATCTTTCATGCCCTGGAAAAAGGCGATTTTCAAGGTGTTTCCAGTGTGCTGATGCTTACCGAACTGCTAACCCTCCCCCAAAAGCTGGGCGAAGAACACGTTGCGCAGCATTATTATCTGCTATTGAAAAATTTTCCTAATTTAAAACTTTTGCCGGTAACAGAAGAGGTCGCCCTCCGGGCCGCCGGGATCCGCGGTAAATGGGGTTTAAAAACACCGGACGCCCTGCACATAGCGACGGCCATCGAAGCAGGCGCAAAGGCCTTTCTTACTAACGACCGCTCTATTGGCAAAGGGTTCCCGGGTTTACAAGTAATCTACCTTTCAGATTTTTTACCACCACAAAACTAA
- a CDS encoding helix-turn-helix domain-containing protein: MEKICAALNCQPGDLFECIPDNKAENNVGTSQG; the protein is encoded by the coding sequence ATGGAAAAGATCTGTGCCGCGCTCAACTGCCAGCCAGGGGATCTGTTTGAGTGCATCCCGGATAACAAAGCGGAAAATAATGTCGGTACCAGCCAGGGATAA
- a CDS encoding type II toxin-antitoxin system HicB family antitoxin, which produces MKYLAVVEQGPENYSAYLPDVPGCVATGKTVEETLRLLAEALELHLKGLKEDGLPLPLPSSVAEYIELPPR; this is translated from the coding sequence GTGAAATACCTTGCCGTGGTTGAACAGGGTCCGGAAAATTATTCGGCCTACCTGCCTGACGTGCCGGGCTGCGTCGCCACTGGGAAAACCGTGGAGGAAACTTTGCGCCTGCTGGCCGAAGCATTAGAACTGCATTTGAAGGGGCTTAAAGAGGATGGCCTGCCGTTGCCGCTGCCATCTTCGGTGGCAGAGTATATCGAATTGCCGCCGCGTTAG
- a CDS encoding ABC1 kinase family protein, whose translation MEKISNNQRRLPAARGGWFMQLHLRKRYKHFARYREIANVLVRHGFGYLAHQLGLGEFLGPGRRHKPARQAPVVERPSPPERLRLALEELGPTFIKMGQVLSTRSDLLAPEYIAELEKLQDRVPPFPFAQVRERIQMELGLPLEEIFAHFEATPLAAASIGQVHRANLRDGRPVVVKVQRPGTEKILSTDIEILHDVARLVDRHGPWRELYRFEEMVEEFEKILREEMDFTVEGRHADTFRQHFAGDNTVYFPGVYWEYTTSKVLTMEYVEGVKLTNPEELARRGIDRRVVARHLAGALLRQILLHGFFHGDPHPGNLAALPGGRVAFMDFGIVGRLHEEMREKIGALVLGLVRRSTSQVVRAVEDLGVVPPHVDRAALHRDIDALREKYYEIPLSRISLAESLGDVMAVAFKYRIRVPTQFTLLVKSLVTAEGLVAQLDPALSIVEIARPMGKRLLARRFSLPGIKRLVLEHLEDYHQLLTHLPHRLDRVLDLAAGGELKIKAVNPDLDRMFGQLNAMVNRLVLGILLGSLIVGSSLLLGRGYTILWGLPVVEAAFVVGGVLGMTLIFSILRSRRF comes from the coding sequence GTGGAAAAAATAAGTAATAACCAGCGGCGCCTGCCGGCGGCCCGGGGAGGATGGTTCATGCAACTTCACCTGCGCAAGAGATACAAGCATTTTGCCCGCTACCGGGAAATTGCCAACGTCCTGGTGCGCCACGGTTTCGGGTACCTGGCACACCAGTTGGGTCTTGGCGAGTTCCTGGGCCCTGGCCGCCGGCACAAACCGGCACGCCAGGCCCCCGTGGTGGAACGGCCTTCCCCGCCCGAAAGGCTGCGCCTGGCCCTGGAGGAACTGGGCCCAACTTTTATCAAGATGGGACAGGTGCTTTCCACCCGCTCCGATCTGCTGGCCCCGGAATATATTGCCGAGCTGGAAAAGCTCCAGGACCGGGTGCCCCCTTTCCCCTTTGCCCAGGTGCGGGAACGCATTCAAATGGAGCTGGGGCTGCCCCTGGAGGAAATCTTCGCCCATTTCGAAGCTACCCCCCTGGCCGCCGCTTCCATCGGCCAGGTCCACCGGGCAAACCTGCGGGACGGCAGGCCGGTGGTGGTCAAGGTCCAGCGACCGGGCACGGAAAAAATTCTCTCCACAGATATAGAAATCCTCCATGATGTGGCCCGGCTGGTGGACAGGCACGGACCCTGGCGGGAGCTTTACCGCTTCGAGGAAATGGTGGAGGAGTTTGAAAAGATCCTGCGGGAAGAGATGGATTTCACTGTGGAAGGGCGCCATGCCGATACCTTTCGCCAGCATTTTGCCGGCGACAACACGGTGTATTTCCCGGGGGTGTACTGGGAATACACCACCAGCAAGGTGCTGACCATGGAATACGTAGAGGGAGTGAAACTGACCAACCCGGAAGAGCTGGCCCGCCGGGGCATTGACCGGCGGGTGGTGGCCCGGCACCTCGCCGGCGCCCTGCTGCGACAGATCCTGCTGCACGGTTTTTTCCACGGCGACCCCCACCCGGGCAACCTGGCCGCCCTGCCCGGCGGGAGGGTGGCCTTTATGGACTTTGGCATTGTGGGGCGCCTGCATGAAGAGATGCGGGAAAAAATCGGCGCTCTGGTTTTGGGATTGGTCCGGCGCAGCACTTCCCAGGTGGTACGGGCGGTGGAAGACCTGGGCGTGGTGCCGCCCCATGTGGACCGGGCCGCCCTGCACCGGGATATTGACGCCCTGAGGGAAAAATATTATGAAATCCCCTTGAGCCGGATTAGCCTGGCCGAATCTTTAGGGGATGTAATGGCGGTGGCCTTCAAATACCGTATCCGCGTTCCCACCCAGTTCACCCTGCTGGTGAAGTCCCTGGTTACCGCTGAAGGATTAGTTGCGCAGCTGGATCCGGCATTAAGCATCGTGGAGATTGCCCGGCCCATGGGCAAACGCCTGCTGGCGCGCCGTTTCAGCCTGCCGGGGATAAAAAGGCTGGTGCTGGAGCACCTGGAAGACTACCACCAGCTTTTGACCCACCTGCCCCACCGCCTGGACAGGGTGCTGGATCTGGCCGCAGGGGGTGAATTAAAAATAAAAGCGGTAAACCCGGACCTGGACCGCATGTTTGGCCAGCTCAACGCCATGGTTAACCGCCTGGTCCTGGGTATCCTTCTGGGTTCTTTGATCGTGGGTTCTTCTCTACTGCTGGGGCGGGGTTATACCATTCTCTGGGGTCTGCCTGTAGTAGAGGCCGCTTTTGTTGTCGGGGGAGTGCTGGGCATGACCCTGATCTTTTCCATTTTGCGTTCCCGGAGATTTTAG
- a CDS encoding site-specific integrase, with protein MARVRNENGPTKTKLVYEEPKTEKSKASVPISENVLRELREHKKRQNKERLFFGPKYHNNDLVFCTPGRQAA; from the coding sequence GTGGCCAGGGTAAGAAACGAGAACGGCCCGACAAAGACAAAACTGGTATACGAGGAACCAAAGACGGAGAAAAGCAAGGCCAGTGTTCCAATCTCGGAGAATGTTTTGCGTGAGCTGCGGGAGCACAAGAAGAGGCAAAACAAGGAACGGCTTTTCTTTGGCCCGAAATACCACAACAACGACCTGGTTTTCTGTACGCCAGGACGGCAGGCAGCTTGA
- a CDS encoding methyl-accepting chemotaxis protein: protein MSKLRCQLTLLTSVLALLAVAVTLLVGWLTHGNGPATLAGAATGVLLAGVLAVLSYSSLQATVNMVIAKTDKAIAGDLTDRIEERNFGWGEINRLVTNIRKILKGVHKWFGLVRDYSEQLTTSTAQIISGTEQISTGSQEQAGQVQKLLQGIEDLARSARQSAEKARETAAIARETDLTARQGGEAVDRVISGMSLIHEKIQTLDESSARIGQFVQLIEDIAAQTNLLALNAAIEAARAGEHGRGFAVVAQEVRELAENSARSTREITQLVASIQGATGESVAAVQQGLQLTGEVQEAFRNIISQIGRTLESIEELASAAQEQAASTEQMVGGVEAIAAVAEQAAASCQETAAITNELNTLADKLKAVAEIWKFS, encoded by the coding sequence GTGAGTAAATTGCGCTGCCAACTAACATTACTGACCTCCGTTCTGGCCCTGCTGGCTGTGGCCGTTACTCTTCTGGTCGGGTGGTTGACCCACGGCAACGGACCCGCCACCCTGGCCGGGGCGGCAACCGGTGTATTGCTGGCCGGAGTCCTGGCGGTTCTCTCCTATTCTTCCTTGCAGGCCACAGTGAACATGGTCATCGCCAAAACGGATAAGGCCATTGCCGGGGATCTCACCGACCGCATTGAGGAACGCAACTTCGGCTGGGGGGAAATTAACCGGTTGGTGACAAATATCCGCAAAATATTGAAAGGTGTACATAAGTGGTTCGGGCTGGTACGGGATTATTCCGAGCAGTTGACCACTTCCACCGCCCAGATCATCTCCGGTACGGAACAAATCAGCACCGGCAGCCAGGAACAGGCCGGGCAGGTGCAAAAACTCCTCCAGGGAATTGAAGATCTGGCCCGCTCGGCCAGGCAGTCGGCGGAAAAGGCGCGGGAAACGGCGGCCATCGCTCGGGAAACCGACCTGACCGCCCGGCAGGGGGGTGAAGCGGTGGACAGAGTAATCAGTGGGATGAGCCTGATCCATGAAAAAATCCAAACGTTGGATGAGAGTTCCGCCCGCATCGGTCAGTTCGTCCAGTTGATCGAGGATATCGCCGCGCAGACCAACCTGCTGGCCCTGAACGCAGCTATTGAAGCGGCCCGGGCCGGAGAACACGGGCGGGGGTTTGCGGTAGTGGCCCAGGAAGTACGGGAGCTGGCGGAAAATTCCGCCCGGTCCACCCGGGAGATTACCCAGCTGGTAGCCAGCATCCAGGGAGCTACCGGAGAAAGTGTAGCGGCAGTGCAACAGGGATTGCAGCTCACCGGGGAAGTGCAGGAGGCATTCCGGAATATTATTTCTCAGATCGGGCGCACCTTGGAAAGCATCGAAGAACTGGCCTCCGCCGCCCAGGAACAGGCGGCCAGCACGGAGCAGATGGTGGGCGGGGTGGAGGCCATTGCGGCCGTCGCCGAACAGGCTGCCGCCAGCTGCCAGGAAACGGCCGCTATTACCAACGAACTGAACACTCTGGCTGATAAGTTAAAGGCCGTGGCGGAAATCTGGAAGTTTAGCTAG
- a CDS encoding 2-phosphosulfolactate phosphatase: protein MRIDLLPTAESIVPAELAGRTAVVFDVLRATSTIVTALAHGCRRVVPVVDAAGAIELAGRLAGENIPVLLAGERGGQIIPGFPHGNSPLEYPPEVVGGKVLVLTTSNGTRALNGAAKGAHTVLVGSLLNARTVAQKACRLGRDITMVCAGTQGKFSLEDTLAAGMVVLEIVEMLAPGWLSSNHRPPSSLDLTDFAVAALHLARTYRDNPRRAFDHSRHGRRLLNMGLAADLDWCASLNIYRVVPVVKKESGCLIIEKC from the coding sequence ATGCGCATCGACCTTCTTCCCACCGCTGAAAGTATAGTCCCGGCCGAACTGGCCGGGCGTACCGCGGTGGTTTTTGATGTGTTGCGGGCCACAAGCACCATTGTCACTGCCCTGGCCCACGGCTGCCGGAGGGTGGTTCCGGTGGTAGACGCGGCCGGAGCTATAGAGCTGGCGGGCAGGCTGGCCGGGGAAAACATACCGGTACTGCTGGCAGGTGAGCGGGGCGGTCAAATAATCCCCGGCTTTCCTCACGGCAACTCTCCCCTGGAATACCCGCCGGAAGTGGTGGGCGGTAAAGTGCTGGTCCTTACCACCAGCAACGGCACCCGGGCCCTGAACGGCGCGGCAAAAGGGGCCCACACCGTGCTGGTGGGAAGCCTGCTCAATGCCCGAACCGTGGCCCAAAAGGCCTGCCGCCTGGGCAGGGATATAACCATGGTTTGCGCGGGCACGCAGGGCAAGTTTTCCCTGGAGGATACCCTGGCGGCGGGAATGGTGGTGCTGGAGATTGTGGAGATGCTGGCCCCGGGCTGGCTTTCTTCAAACCACCGGCCTCCTTCCTCCCTGGACCTCACTGACTTCGCCGTAGCCGCCCTGCACCTGGCCCGAACCTACCGGGACAACCCCCGCCGGGCTTTTGACCACTCCCGCCACGGGCGCAGGCTTTTAAACATGGGGCTGGCGGCTGATCTGGACTGGTGCGCTTCCCTGAACATATACCGGGTGGTGCCGGTGGTAAAAAAGGAAAGTGGCTGCCTGATTATCGAAAAGTGTTAA
- a CDS encoding AbrB/MazE/SpoVT family DNA-binding domain-containing protein — MNDNNAQLTATVRLGRRGQMVLPAEVRRALAVKEGDELLIAVWPGGKVTMIRKPRSFAEALAGLYGHLWKGIDPLIYQKTERETWES; from the coding sequence ATGAATGACAATAACGCGCAGCTGACAGCCACTGTGCGGCTGGGACGAAGGGGGCAGATGGTTTTGCCCGCTGAAGTCAGGCGGGCCTTAGCGGTTAAAGAGGGAGACGAACTGCTGATCGCAGTCTGGCCGGGCGGCAAAGTGACCATGATCCGCAAGCCCCGGAGTTTTGCGGAAGCCCTGGCCGGCCTGTACGGACATTTATGGAAAGGAATAGACCCGCTTATTTACCAGAAAACGGAGCGAGAAACATGGGAGAGCTAG
- a CDS encoding tyrosine-type recombinase/integrase → MARNTTTTTWFSVRQDGRQLDPKNFYRRYKRLLKKAGVPDVSFHTLRHTFATLLLEAGEEMKTVQEILRHTRLSTTADIYTKVTEKLKKKAANKINDILSQRKKQSG, encoded by the coding sequence TTGGCCCGAAATACCACAACAACGACCTGGTTTTCTGTACGCCAGGACGGCAGGCAGCTTGACCCGAAAAACTTTTACCGGCGGTACAAGCGGCTTTTGAAAAAAGCGGGTGTCCCGGACGTGAGTTTCCACACCCTCCGCCACACCTTTGCGACCCTGCTTCTTGAGGCTGGCGAAGAAATGAAAACGGTGCAGGAAATCCTCCGGCATACCCGCTTGAGCACAACCGCCGATATTTACACCAAAGTCACCGAAAAGCTGAAAAAGAAAGCTGCAAACAAGATTAACGATATCCTCTCCCAAAGAAAAAAACAATCCGGTTAA
- a CDS encoding LysM peptidoglycan-binding domain-containing protein gives MNRLLLYARYFLAVLAALVLLPVGAAAAATHTVSPGESLFLISRAYGTTVDALRRANGLYTDLIYPGQQLYIPEGNEKRSPVTYTVQPGDTLYLIGLRYGVSFQSIKAANGLGSDMIYPGQKLIIPAANSWGTSPAPVSRGAISSGPVNYSRSDFDLLARLITAEADSESYITKVAVGAVVLNRVKSGIFPNTIPGVIYQVDETGSYQFEPVLNGWINRPASEEARRAALDALNGVDPTNGALYFFESWVPNSWLQSRPVSRILDSFTFTY, from the coding sequence ATGAACAGGCTATTGCTTTACGCCCGTTACTTTCTGGCAGTTCTGGCGGCACTCGTGTTGCTACCCGTGGGTGCTGCTGCGGCGGCCACCCATACCGTCAGCCCCGGTGAATCCCTGTTCCTGATCAGCCGCGCCTACGGAACCACCGTGGATGCCCTGCGCCGGGCCAACGGTCTTTACACCGACCTGATTTACCCGGGGCAGCAACTTTACATTCCGGAAGGGAATGAAAAGAGAAGTCCGGTTACATATACCGTGCAGCCCGGGGATACCCTTTATCTGATTGGCCTGCGTTATGGCGTGAGCTTTCAGTCAATAAAAGCAGCCAACGGTCTTGGAAGTGACATGATCTACCCGGGACAGAAACTGATTATCCCCGCTGCGAATAGCTGGGGGACAAGCCCGGCGCCGGTAAGCCGGGGTGCCATCAGCTCCGGTCCCGTTAATTATAGCCGTTCCGACTTTGACCTTCTGGCACGGTTGATTACCGCTGAAGCCGATTCCGAATCCTACATCACCAAGGTTGCAGTAGGAGCAGTGGTATTGAACCGCGTAAAAAGCGGCATTTTCCCGAATACCATTCCCGGGGTCATTTACCAGGTGGACGAAACTGGATCTTACCAGTTTGAGCCCGTATTAAACGGCTGGATCAACCGTCCGGCCAGCGAGGAAGCCAGACGGGCCGCGCTGGATGCCCTCAACGGGGTTGACCCCACCAACGGCGCCCTTTACTTCTTTGAATCCTGGGTGCCGAACAGCTGGCTGCAATCACGTCCTGTTAGCCGGATCCTGGATAGTTTTACATTTACTTACTAG
- a CDS encoding SIR2 family protein has translation MEPADAHYYLAFLAREGLIDEVITTNYDTCIEEAYCNTFGFNKVPGGDDSPVVVIRDLSEYRSSGGKRFTEGKDKRRCLKVYKINGCANMLRTKCGKNCGKNNECQEYCNNILLTEKDLQDWGKRSWARDLFRDRLRSRALLFSGFGSDEPQVRHTALQVCEEFASEERNTATNRSRDFDEKEIWENPNAPFIVAYENTLSFSQTQIMRAYASYEGVSLSPEETNSNVFLGSDVHFFDAGGSSGEQQLPANLFWKRLFQAAFWRLLRRACGRESAVVSFFLPVLPCAFALLNEALDWFIYRNGEECIFGRLSEMLDLAEDRGGVIPLARWVERVRTIRPEIARGLYHPLVDRPVLIPAVLLLVYLLIGNNHGKSDISWEKLRAKINADDSPLGLSIDGRFVLGDTGVRLYIAHRNVAEQLPQKVSFSGNEEVTVVIQIVVGSWRARTSRVNLVDGKGNKVRVVTVRQISILDLFGHATSVPEAIKRFYERLRTTFLLIDPGRARVRHRSNPLRSGGDDDGR, from the coding sequence GTGGAGCCAGCAGATGCTCATTACTACCTGGCCTTTCTTGCACGTGAAGGGCTTATCGATGAAGTGATCACCACGAATTACGACACCTGTATCGAAGAAGCTTACTGCAATACTTTTGGGTTCAATAAAGTTCCGGGAGGAGACGATTCCCCCGTGGTGGTCATAAGAGACCTGTCCGAATACCGGTCCAGCGGCGGCAAGAGGTTTACAGAGGGGAAGGACAAGCGTCGGTGCCTCAAAGTATATAAGATTAACGGGTGCGCAAACATGCTGCGCACGAAGTGTGGAAAAAATTGTGGAAAAAATAATGAATGTCAAGAATACTGCAACAATATTCTCCTGACGGAAAAAGATTTGCAGGACTGGGGCAAAAGGAGCTGGGCCCGGGATCTTTTCCGCGACCGTCTGCGTTCGCGTGCCCTGCTGTTTTCCGGTTTCGGCAGTGATGAGCCGCAGGTGCGCCATACGGCCCTGCAGGTGTGTGAGGAATTTGCTTCGGAAGAACGCAACACCGCAACAAACCGTTCGCGTGACTTTGATGAAAAAGAAATATGGGAAAATCCCAATGCGCCTTTTATTGTTGCATATGAGAATACCCTTTCTTTCAGCCAGACCCAAATAATGCGGGCCTATGCCTCTTATGAAGGTGTTTCGTTAAGCCCTGAGGAAACAAACTCAAATGTGTTTCTCGGTTCCGACGTGCATTTTTTTGATGCCGGAGGCTCGTCAGGTGAGCAGCAGCTGCCGGCCAACCTATTCTGGAAGCGCCTTTTCCAGGCCGCCTTCTGGCGGCTCTTGCGCAGGGCCTGCGGGCGCGAGAGTGCCGTTGTGTCCTTTTTCCTGCCGGTGTTGCCCTGTGCTTTTGCATTATTAAACGAAGCCCTTGATTGGTTTATTTACCGGAACGGAGAGGAGTGTATTTTCGGTCGCCTTTCAGAAATGCTCGATCTGGCGGAAGACAGGGGAGGGGTGATTCCCCTGGCCCGGTGGGTAGAGCGTGTGCGCACAATCCGGCCTGAAATTGCTCGCGGCTTGTATCACCCCCTGGTGGACCGCCCTGTGCTTATCCCGGCTGTCCTCCTGTTAGTCTATTTATTAATTGGTAATAATCATGGAAAATCTGATATATCTTGGGAGAAATTGAGGGCGAAGATAAATGCCGACGATAGTCCTCTGGGGCTTTCCATAGACGGGCGCTTCGTGCTTGGTGATACTGGGGTCAGGTTGTACATAGCCCACCGCAATGTTGCAGAGCAGTTGCCGCAAAAGGTTTCGTTCAGCGGAAACGAGGAAGTAACTGTGGTCATCCAGATAGTGGTCGGTTCCTGGCGTGCTAGAACGAGCAGGGTAAATTTAGTTGACGGGAAGGGCAATAAAGTCAGGGTGGTTACGGTTCGCCAGATTTCGATTCTTGATCTCTTCGGGCATGCGACAAGTGTTCCGGAGGCCATTAAGAGGTTCTACGAGAGGCTCCGTACAACTTTTCTTTTAATCGATCCCGGACGGGCCAGGGTGCGCCACCGTTCAAATCCATTGCGTTCCGGGGGTGATGATGATGGAAGATAA
- a CDS encoding S-layer homology domain-containing protein has product MLEILGVGELDKSGINKVVYQKIYNQVYNTVYYVYQFVYHWVYQSGQLDVNNDYTLHICSNGTPLASITLDLEAPPPEPSSSSSSSGGGGGAPAPSTGESTDTGTVTATADGKATLTVDDKKVESLAADPKVTEVVFAIPADKAVQQGTVAVTADTLAKVFEAGKPAVVKVAGVQLTLPPGAIDLSVFKGQGVTLNVSIGKAQAAAPGDAAYKVAGNAYEIAIRAEAGGADKGGISILAKPVTLTLPYDPARLAGVPEDYLGIYRLTGGTWEYVGGKVDRAAHAVSVTRTSLSTYAVMAYDKNFSDMAGHWAVNDVKLMAARHIAGGVTETTFAPNASVTRAEFAAFLLRAMSVPEQKAAGSRFKDVAAGAWYAGAVETAAAQGLVGGYPDGTFKPNAPITREELAAMITRALAKSGKDTALSEAGVQAQLGRFADAGKIGPWARQAMAVAIKEGIVNGRLADQCVPKANATRAEAVVMVKRFLTATGRL; this is encoded by the coding sequence ATGTTAGAGATCCTGGGTGTCGGAGAACTGGATAAGAGCGGGATAAACAAAGTAGTTTATCAGAAAATCTATAACCAAGTCTACAACACCGTCTACTACGTCTACCAGTTCGTCTACCACTGGGTTTACCAGTCAGGTCAACTGGATGTAAATAATGATTATACCCTGCATATCTGCAGCAACGGTACCCCGCTTGCTTCCATCACCCTGGACCTGGAGGCGCCACCACCTGAGCCGAGCAGCAGTAGTAGCAGCAGTGGCGGCGGCGGTGGAGCGCCTGCTCCTTCAACGGGTGAATCTACCGACACCGGCACGGTGACGGCCACTGCCGACGGGAAGGCCACCCTGACCGTGGACGACAAGAAGGTGGAGTCCCTGGCGGCCGATCCCAAGGTTACCGAGGTTGTGTTTGCCATCCCCGCGGATAAGGCCGTCCAGCAGGGTACGGTGGCCGTGACGGCGGACACCCTGGCGAAGGTCTTTGAGGCCGGCAAGCCGGCGGTGGTTAAAGTGGCCGGCGTCCAGCTCACCCTGCCCCCGGGAGCCATCGACCTGTCGGTCTTCAAGGGCCAGGGCGTGACCCTGAATGTCAGCATCGGCAAGGCCCAGGCCGCGGCACCGGGAGATGCCGCGTATAAGGTGGCCGGTAACGCCTACGAGATCGCCATCCGGGCCGAGGCCGGCGGCGCCGACAAGGGCGGCATCAGCATCCTGGCGAAGCCCGTCACCCTGACCCTGCCTTACGATCCGGCCAGGCTGGCCGGCGTGCCGGAGGACTACCTGGGTATCTACCGTCTGACCGGCGGCACCTGGGAGTACGTGGGCGGTAAGGTTGACCGGGCGGCGCATGCTGTGTCCGTCACCCGTACGTCCCTGTCCACCTACGCCGTGATGGCCTACGACAAGAACTTCAGCGACATGGCCGGCCACTGGGCGGTCAACGACGTGAAGCTGATGGCGGCCAGGCACATTGCAGGCGGCGTAACCGAAACTACCTTTGCGCCCAACGCCAGCGTCACCCGGGCCGAGTTTGCCGCCTTCCTGCTGCGGGCCATGAGCGTACCTGAGCAGAAGGCCGCCGGCAGCAGGTTCAAGGATGTGGCGGCCGGCGCCTGGTATGCGGGGGCGGTGGAAACCGCCGCGGCGCAGGGCCTGGTGGGCGGCTATCCCGACGGCACCTTCAAGCCCAACGCGCCGATTACCCGTGAAGAGCTGGCGGCCATGATCACGCGCGCCCTGGCTAAGAGCGGTAAGGATACCGCTTTGAGCGAGGCCGGTGTGCAGGCCCAGCTCGGACGTTTCGCCGACGCCGGCAAGATCGGTCCGTGGGCCAGACAGGCCATGGCCGTGGCCATCAAGGAGGGCATTGTCAACGGCCGCCTGGCCGACCAGTGCGTGCCGAAAGCCAATGCCACCCGGGCCGAGGCGGTGGTCATGGTCAAGCGCTTCCTGACCGCCACCGGCAGGCTGTAA
- a CDS encoding flavin reductase family protein, whose translation MDSESLTAAVRSLVWPVCLVGAKENGKHNVMTVAWISQVSHDPLLVMVSIAPGRFTHDMIIRTGEFMVSVLNAEQQEISTFCGSRSGRDVDKIAHLNLKTEPAKIIKVPRLAGCVANLECRVVSQHTAGDHTLFIGEVVAADVAAEEIQPLIMYRGKPMRFR comes from the coding sequence GTGGACAGTGAATCCCTGACTGCTGCCGTGCGCAGTCTGGTCTGGCCCGTATGTCTGGTGGGGGCAAAGGAAAATGGTAAACATAACGTAATGACCGTGGCCTGGATCTCCCAGGTTTCCCATGATCCCCTGCTGGTGATGGTTTCCATTGCCCCGGGACGGTTTACCCATGACATGATTATCCGGACGGGCGAGTTTATGGTCAGCGTTCTGAACGCCGAACAACAGGAGATATCCACCTTCTGCGGCTCCCGTTCGGGTAGGGACGTTGATAAGATTGCCCATCTCAATTTAAAAACGGAGCCAGCAAAAATAATCAAGGTTCCCCGCCTAGCCGGCTGTGTGGCCAACCTGGAATGCCGGGTGGTGTCCCAGCATACTGCTGGCGACCATACCCTCTTCATCGGTGAAGTGGTGGCGGCCGACGTAGCGGCGGAAGAAATCCAGCCCCTGATCATGTACCGGGGAAAACCCATGAGATTCCGTTGA